From the Salmo trutta unplaced genomic scaffold, fSalTru1.1, whole genome shotgun sequence genome, one window contains:
- the LOC115191296 gene encoding uncharacterized protein LOC115191296 yields the protein MQGGPLPVKASGGVQGGPLPVKASGGVQGGRLPVKASGGVQGGRLPVKASGGVQGGPLPVKASGGVQGGPLPVKASGGVQGGRLPVKASGGVQGGPLPVKASGGVQGGPLPVKASGGVQGGRLPVKASGGVQGAIRR from the exons atgcagggtggtccgCTGCcggttaaagccagcggtggggtgcagggtggtcCGCTGCcggttaaagccagcggtggggtgcagggtggtaGGCTGCcggttaaagccagcggtggggtgcagggtggtaGGCTGCcggttaaagccagcggtggggtgcagggtggtcCGCTGCcggttaaagccagcggtggggtgcagggtggtcCGCTGCcggttaaagccagcggtggggtgcagggtggtcGGCTGCcggttaaagccagcggtggggtgcagggtggtcCGCTGCcggttaaagccagcggtggggtgcagggtggtcCGCTGCcggttaaagccagcggtggggtgcagggtggtaGGCTGCcggttaaagccagcggtggggtgcagggtg CGATCAGAAGGTAA